The segment GCGGGATCATCGCGGTTCATGTGGTGTTTGGCCACGGGGTCTCGTCTCTCCGACCTAGCGCGGCGTCACGGAGTTTCTCGCGTGCGGTCACTTGCTCTCTCCATCGCTGATGAGACGCATGATCTTGTCCAGCGGCAGGCTCATGGCCATGCCCTGGGGTGTGCCGCGGAACGACACCGGGACGGTGACGAGCAGCTCCCCGGTGGTGAGGTGGCGGCGCATGTTCGTGGAGTCGGCGTCGGCTGTCGCGGTCCAGTGCTTGCCGCCGCGGCCGTAGACGAATTTCTGGCCGGCCTTGATGTTCTGGGCAAGGACGTAGTGGCGCGGCGCCAGCGGGTCACGCATGTCGAGCAACGTCCGGGAAACTGTCGTCATGATCTTCATGGCCTACAACTTCTGTCGAGCAGGCGCCGTGATCCACGGTCGTCCCACTCGCCAGGTACATCGAGACAGCGAGGACCATGTAGCCGATGGCAAAAAAAGCGATGAAGAACCCGCCCACGGAGAGTCGTACTGTTGTATCAGGCACTACTTGGTTGCTGACCGTGAAGATGACCGCAGCGAATCCGAACAAACCAAGCAACAGTGTGCTGGCGGCAATGAGCTGAACCAAGGGTGTTCGGTCACCAGCAGCCTGCTTCCTGCTAGCGAGGTACTTGGTGACCAGTGTCGTGACAAGGGCGGTGGCAATGACCAGAGTAATAGCTTCCATTTCCCCAATGTGTGCGGAGGAGGCTTGTGCCCTCACCGGCCGCTGTTCTCCCGGTCAGACCAAAGACCGGCCCGGAGAACGAGCCAGTCCTTCGTGACGATGGCTAGTCGAGGAAGTTCTCATCCTCGTCGGTTCCGTTCGACGCATCGATAAGCAGGTCGAGCAGGTCCTGGGCAAGCAGCTTGAATGTGGGCTCAGTGATCGGTTCGATCGAGGCAGTGCTCGTGATGCCGTCCAGGATGGCGTCGTACGCCTCGGAGTACGGCAGAGCGATGACCACGTCAGGGTGGCCGGTCACGTCCGGTACATCGCAGATGTAGCCGCCGGGGGTGATGATTCTCTCGGGCAAGGGTACCTCTTTCTGTTTGGACTCTGCTCGATCTACTTCGTAGTCGATACGGGCTGTCGAATGTTTAGCCAACGCTCGTGACCGGGGTCATAGCGTGCGTGCCGTCGGCGTCGTTGCGTTCGTGCCGGATGATCAGTTGGTTTATCGACATGTTCCGGACCACCTCGATCCGCTTGCCGTCAAGGTCGATCTGGACAGTGCCGTCGGCGAGGAGTGTCATCTGCAGGAGTCCGTGGACAGTGACCTGGGTGGAGCCGTCAACGGTTTCGACGGAGAGCGGCGTGTGCGCCATAGCGGTGCCTTTCGGGCGGGGTCTATTCGGAGGTTATGTGTGCGGAGGCCCCGGAACAGCTCCCCGGCCCGGTTAGAGGCCGACCTCCGCCCGGACGGCCTCTCGTGCTTCCGGGGCGACATAGGCGAGCCTCGGGTGATAGGGCGCGATGGTCATGCCGTTGACCGACTCGTCGCGCTCCGCGTAGACGCCGTCGTTGGCCAGCCGGATGGTGATCAGCCCGTCAACAATGCTCATCCAGAGGACGTCGTCGACCGTGATCTGGGTGGAGTCCCCGGACGTTTCGGTGGTGACCTTGTGCTGGGACACGGGGTGCCTTTCAGTTCGTGGCGGATTGTTCTGCTGACCCGGCGGCCGGGATGCCCCAGGACAGGCTCATCTCCCATTGCGCGGGGCTGAAGGTGAAGGTGTGCTTTCCGCCGCGGAACGAGGATTCCCAGAACATGAGGTGGAACATCGTTTCGCAGAGCGTGCCGACGACCGATTCGCAGCCGGACCATCCGGCGGTGATCAGGGTCAGTCGCTTCTCGGGCCGGCCGAAGTCGTTGGTGAAGTCCTCCAGGACGGAGAGCCCGTTGTACATGAGGGACCGCACGTAGGTGACGAACTCCTCCGTCGTGCCGGTGAAGGTGCGGAGGTGGTCGAGTGCTTCGTCAGTGGGGTAGCCGTCGTCGTCGATCACTTCGTCGGGCTCAGTCATCCTGGTCCTCCGGGTGGCCGGTATTGAGGGTTCCCCCGTTACGGACCGGTACCTTGGACCAGTCGGTGGAGCCGTCTTCGCGTTCGGCGTCCTTGGCGGCGTAGTAGTCAGTCAGGTATCCCATATTCAATGCTCCTTGGTCTGGTCGTGAAGGGGCTTAGGAGTGCTTGACGAGCCAGCGGTTGTTGATGGCTTTCATGCCGGTGCGTCCCTGGAGTTCGGGGATACGGGCGCCGGCGGTGTTGTGCCAGACGATGCCTTCGGCCATGACGGCCGGGTTCAACACCGACTTCATGCCTTCGACCTGGGCGAGGGCTTCCTCGACAGTGGCGGGCAGTTCAAGTTCCAGGATCGGGGTGCCGATCTCTTCGATCGCGGTTGGCCATTCGGAGCGGGGCACGAACACCCCGTCGCGGAGCACGTTGAAGGCGAGGAACTTCTTGCCCGGCTCCTTGAGTGTGTTTTTGGCCAGAACCCCGGCGCCGTACAACTCGCCCTGGACCGTGTAGCCCTGCGGCAGGCGCTTGAGGATGTCGTACTCGGCGGCGATCTTCCACGGGGTCGTGGCCTCAGCCGGGCTGGCCGGAGCAGCGTATTCCCAGCCGCGGCCGGCGACCCGCAAGGTGCCGTCGTGATTAATAAAAGTTGTGGATTCTCCGTCAATTTTTTCAGTGGCGATCCAGTCGTAGTCGGCACGGAGATCGGCGAAGACGTCGGTCAGGTTCTGGACACGCTCGGCACCGGTCTTGGGGGCGAAACGGGTCGGGAAAGCTCCTGTGGCCTTGCCAGCCATTTCGTCGGGGATCGGTTCCTCGTACTTGGTGACGCCCAAGACGGCGGCGAGTTCTTCGCCGTCGGCCAGGGTTTCCAGTTCCGGGAACAGGGTAGCCGGGATGGCCAGACCTTGCGAGTAGACGCCGCGCATCTTGGCGGACTTGAGGACATGGCCGTGGACACCGTTGAAGGTCTTGGCGCCGCGGGGTTCCAGGAACGCGAAGCGCGGGTCGGCCAGGGGCAAGTGGCTGTCGATTTCAAAGTAGACGACCTTGTCGCCGACCTCGACCTCGTCTTTCTTCACGACCAGGTTCCAGCCGCGGACCTTTGCAATGGCAATGAAGTCGGCGTTTTCAATGGAGGTGAGAGAGGTGACGGTTTCGACAGTGACGAGCGCGCGGACGGCTTCGAGTGTTTCCATGCCCCACATGTGTGCGGATGTGGGGAATTAGCTAACCGTCCACTCAAGGATCCGCTGCCGAGCGCCGTGTTAGCCGGGCTGAGCCAAGATATTGTTGTGCACGTCTAATCAGCCGTATCTTGGGGGAACCTCATGAAGAAGTTTGGTCTCGTCGTCTCATTGGCATGTGCAGTTGCATTGGCAGGCTGCGGGTCTCCGCAGCCTCAGTCTGCGACAACTCCAATATCGACGCCATCTTCGGCTTCGCCCACACCAACTCCCACTCCCACCCCTACGCCTACGGTGCTCACTGATCAGGCAGCGGGAAAATACTTCCTCGATACCATTTGCCCCGCGAACAAGCTTCTTATACCGCTCGAGGCGGCATTCGCAACAAAACCCATAGACTTCGACACGGCACACAGCGCGACAGCCGCGTATCGAGACGGCCTTGCCGCTGCTGCCAAGGCCCTCACTGCTCCTCCGCTTGCTTGGCCGCAGACGGTAAAACCTGACGTTGATTCGTTCGTGAACGCCCTGTACGCCGACGTGTCCGATAATGAGACCCTCGCGCAGCAGACCACCCTGGCCAATCTGATCGACGCATGGCACAAGCAGCCCAACGCCCAGGGAGGAGCACAAGCCGCGGCGATTCGAATCAAGCTGGGGCTGCCATCCGACGCGAAAGCTTCTTGTGGAATGTGATCAACTCACGGCGCAATCCTGATGGTCCTGCCGCCAGCCCTGTTATTGATGGCGTGACTGCAAAGTAGGGTCAAGCGAAGTGCAACTGCCACTCTTCCTTGGTCTCGTCTTCGGACTGGGGCCAGTTCTGGATCCAGGCGCTGGCTTCTGCACCGCAGCTGCATTTCCAGTGCCAGCCGGCGTAGTCGTCGTCCGGCAGCGACACGGTGGCGTAGCGCGGCCCGATCAGGACGTGGCCGATGGCATCTGCGCCGACGTGGTACTCGCGCACCTGGCTGATGTCGCTGATGTCCTGCACAACCGGTCTCCTCGGCTCCACTGGCCTCGCACTCCGGGCGAGTTGCTCGACTAATTGGCGGTGCTCGTCGGAGGTTCCAAAGACGTGGAACTCCTCTACCTCGCTCATGGCCGGACCTTCAGTGCCTCGTCGGTGTACTGGTTGATGAACCGGTTGGCGTAGGCGGTCCTGTCCGCGGGCGCATCATCGAGGGCCTTGAAGAAGGCTTTCATCTCGCCCAGGTCGATGACCGGATTGGGGTCCTCTTCAGTGGCTCGCTGCATTGCCAGCAGGCATGGCGCCTCGGCGTTGGCCCACTCGGTCAGGGTGATGCCGCTCAGGTGTGAATAGTGGCGGAAGACTGCTTCCAGTACCTCTGCCTGGACAGCGCTTACCGCGTCTGCGTTCCCGGCCGACCAGGACGTCTCCGTGTACCCGTCTGTCTGGTGCGGGAACATCGCCGAGATGAACGGGCCGGTCTTCCGGGTGCGGATCTCCTCCTCGAACAAGGGGCCGCCTGTCCAGGCCAAGTGCCAGCCCTGGGCGAAGTAGGCCATCCTGTGGAGCGAGGAGGTGCTCGCGTGACTGCCTTTCCTGGCCAGCAGGTAGGCAATGGCGTCGTGGACGCTGATGGTTGTCATGGGTTCCTAGAGTCCGAGTCCGATGCCGAGGTTTCCGGAGGGCGACATGGTCAGTCCGCCGCCCATGTCGATGCCGACACCGAGCTTCCCGTTCAGCCCGATCTTGGGGACGAGCTCGCCGGTGGTGTCATCACTGGATGAGGTGGACGACGATGGTGCCGGGGTGGGGGCAGTGGGGCGTTCTCCGCTGTGGCAGCCGGCCATGAGCAATGCGGTCAGGGCGACGGCTGCGAGTGAGAGAGCACGGATGGTCTTCATGTCCACTCATGTGTGCGGCGCAGCCGG is part of the Arthrobacter methylotrophus genome and harbors:
- a CDS encoding RNA ligase family protein, with translation METLEAVRALVTVETVTSLTSIENADFIAIAKVRGWNLVVKKDEVEVGDKVVYFEIDSHLPLADPRFAFLEPRGAKTFNGVHGHVLKSAKMRGVYSQGLAIPATLFPELETLADGEELAAVLGVTKYEEPIPDEMAGKATGAFPTRFAPKTGAERVQNLTDVFADLRADYDWIATEKIDGESTTFINHDGTLRVAGRGWEYAAPASPAEATTPWKIAAEYDILKRLPQGYTVQGELYGAGVLAKNTLKEPGKKFLAFNVLRDGVFVPRSEWPTAIEEIGTPILELELPATVEEALAQVEGMKSVLNPAVMAEGIVWHNTAGARIPELQGRTGMKAINNRWLVKHS
- a CDS encoding Panacea domain-containing protein, whose protein sequence is MTTISVHDAIAYLLARKGSHASTSSLHRMAYFAQGWHLAWTGGPLFEEEIRTRKTGPFISAMFPHQTDGYTETSWSAGNADAVSAVQAEVLEAVFRHYSHLSGITLTEWANAEAPCLLAMQRATEEDPNPVIDLGEMKAFFKALDDAPADRTAYANRFINQYTDEALKVRP